Sequence from the Amaranthus tricolor cultivar Red isolate AtriRed21 chromosome 16, ASM2621246v1, whole genome shotgun sequence genome:
atacagTTAAAAAGAGAATTGGAAAAAagttgcatatatatatatgaataaattGAAAGTGTACATAATAACTAACCTTAAAATAAAACTCAAAAACAAATAgaagtaataataaaaagtaaatttaaaaataacagaAATTATCCTAAAAAAAGAATAAGTGTGAATGAAATCTAATCTAAATATGGAAGGAAGGAAGGAAGAATTTGATGCAGCAAGTAATCCGACATGAGTGAATAAGCTTGTTGTGTGAAGTGAATTCCGTCCCAACTAATATAACGAGCTGGATTCGAACAAACTGATGCGTCTTTGCTTCCGCACATTTTCATCAAATAGAAATGATTTGGATGATCTGCGGCACCACAGCATGCATTATGCACATTCTGTCCATCAAAACCCAGTGCAACTGCATCCCTCAGAACCGAAGACAAAGCATTGTAGTAATCTCCATACACCACTTTACTTCTTGGATACTCCTCTTTTATCTCTTTAATTGCTTCTTGTAGCGCCTTATTATGAACCTTTGCGAACCCATTTAGACCCTTTAAGCATCCCAGTTCATCGTATTGTGTTTGATCttttgattgaaaagaagacAGATAGATCGGTAAACACCCGATGGGGAAGTTTCCAGGGACTATTATATGATTTGCGTGGGTTTGATTGATTATTTGTATTACAGCCTTTTTGATTGCACCCACTACTTCAGGAACCATATTCATCTTTACTTCTTCAACTGTTTTGTTCTGTAGGAGAGCGTAGTTATAGTCGTTACCCCCTGTTTCGATCAAAAACAGAGATCTCTGCATCTTTTTCTCGCATTGGGATTGGGATGTGGTATTAGAACAGACAGAATCAAGATAAGAGTGGAACCACTTTAACTGAACAGACAAAGAACTGTTTGTGACCGGTGAGAAAACCCCCTTCGAAAGCAAAGAAGCACTGTCTAAGGCGGTGGATCCAGCGACGGCGAAGTTAACCCCTTGGTGAAATCGGGCTTGTTTGTTGAGGAAGGGCATAAGTAAAGGAACATTAAAGTATTGAGCGAagaaatc
This genomic interval carries:
- the LOC130803316 gene encoding acetylajmalan esterase-like, with translation MATLHDLHHPHPIIIPPKYNRPNKISMFDSIYQFGDSISDTGNLVIENPIGATNFANYPYGQTIHHPTGRCSDGLLMIDFFAQYFNVPLLMPFLNKQARFHQGVNFAVAGSTALDSASLLSKGVFSPVTNSSLSVQLKWFHSYLDSVCSNTTSQSQCEKKMQRSLFLIETGGNDYNYALLQNKTVEEVKMNMVPEVVGAIKKAVIQIINQTHANHIIVPGNFPIGCLPIYLSSFQSKDQTQYDELGCLKGLNGFAKVHNKALQEAIKEIKEEYPRSKVVYGDYYNALSSVLRDAVALGFDGQNVHNACCGAADHPNHFYLMKMCGSKDASVCSNPARYISWDGIHFTQQAYSLMSDYLLHQILPSFLPYLD